A stretch of DNA from Calditrichota bacterium:
GCACAGCACAATGGTGACGCGGTGTTGCGCAATAGCGGTTGCAGTGCTCCTTGCGGCCAGTTGCTTGCCAGTGCCGGTGGGCGCACAGCAGATGGACGGCCAGGCGGTGGTGCGCAAGGTGAGGGCGACTTTCGAGTCCCTGAAGACCATGCGCGCGCGCTTTACCCAGACGTTCGAGTGGCAGCTGGTGGGCGAAAGCCAAAAGACCGCCGGCACGCTGGCAGCTGCCAAAGGCGACCGTTATCGCATCGAGACCGAGGACCAGCTCATCGTCACCGACGGCAAGACGGTGTGGAACTTCAGCAAGGCCAACAAGCAGGTGATCGTCGATGAACTGGGCAAGACGGCAGACGCCCCGCTGATGCGCGACCTCATGCTGCGCTACGCCGAAGGCTACACCGCTGTGCTGAAGGGCCAGGAGGCCATCGGTGGCAGCGACTGCTTCGTGGTGGAGCTGCGCCCCAAAGGGGAGGAGTTCATCACCGCGGTAACGCTCTGGGTGGATGGCAAGCTGTGGGTCCCGCTGCGCGTGCGGCAAGTCGATGTGAATGACAATGTGAACGTCTATGAGCTGCAGGACGTGGAGTTGAACGTGACCCTGCCGCCGGGGCTGTTCACCTTTGAACCGCCCGCCGGGGCCGAGGTGATTGATATGCGGTGAACGTAGGTGGCCCCCAGGAGCTTTGGGGAGGCCTGGGAAAACGGAGTGTGGGCCGGCAAGTGTGGTGGGCTGACCTTTTGGAGGTTTTCGCAGAGGAGGTCCTTGAAACCACAGATAGGCACGGATGGGCACGGATGGTCGGGAGTGGGTGGTGCACACGGGGGCTGCCGATCGGCGAATCTTAGATGAGATATCGGGGCCATCAGCGGTTGAGGGGACTATCGGCGGGGAAAACGGCCAACGTGCGGGAGGTGTTGGTACGCCTGGGAAAAGAGCACGTGTGCCGGCAAGTGTGGTGGGCTGACCTTTTGGAGGTTTTCGCAAAGGAGGTCCTTGAAACCACAGATAGGCACGGATGGGCACGGATGATCGGGCGTGGGTCGAGCCCGAGGGGGCTGTCGATCGGCGAATCGTAGGCGATGTATCGGCGTTATCAGCGGTTG
This window harbors:
- a CDS encoding outer membrane lipoprotein carrier protein LolA → MVTRCCAIAVAVLLAASCLPVPVGAQQMDGQAVVRKVRATFESLKTMRARFTQTFEWQLVGESQKTAGTLAAAKGDRYRIETEDQLIVTDGKTVWNFSKANKQVIVDELGKTADAPLMRDLMLRYAEGYTAVLKGQEAIGGSDCFVVELRPKGEEFITAVTLWVDGKLWVPLRVRQVDVNDNVNVYELQDVELNVTLPPGLFTFEPPAGAEVIDMR